TTATTGATAACATTTGTGGAAGGTGTCAATAATCCAACCAGTAAACCAGACcagaattacagtaaaaaagaaTATACATACAGCAAGTGAAGTGGACGGTCTACCGTCCAGCAGAATGAGCTGCAAACGTCCTTATTCAGTCCTACGAAGAGTTTTGATGAGATGTCAAACttgaattaaataataaatgcaaattcATGAGACGCTGAGTGGATTAATATTCCACCTGAAACATGTCAACACAGAACGCGGAATTGCTGGTGGATACAGCGTAGACAGGTTCCACTCGTCTATCGGCAATGGCCAGGACAGgaatttccattttctgagccgcttctcctcactagggtcgcgggcgtgctggcgtgctggagcccatcccagctgtcatcgggcaggaggcggggtacaccctgaactggttgccagccaatcgcagggcacatacaaacagacgaccattcgcactcacatgcacacctacgggcaatttagagtctccaattgatgcatgttttttgggatgtgcgaggaaaccggagtgcccggagaaaacccacgcaggcacggggagaacatgcaaactccacacagtcggggccggggattgaacccgggtcctcagaactgtgaggctgacgctctaaccagtctccaccgtgccgcccatgccGCCCATGCCGCAACAAGAAGGGAAATTACAACTTCTGAAGCAGTTTTTGCGGGTGCTTATCAGTcaggatttgtgtgtgtttgctgacTGATTGAGAGAATGAAGAATGAAGAGGCCTTCATTCTCCATAAAGGCAGACTGATTATGTGTAGGAAAAAGTGATCAACTTTGGCGCccgttttttttatgtcaatgctGCTAACAGAACTCCAGCTAAGCAATGCTTCTCTCCCCACAGGACCGTGTAACAATGAGCTGGAGTTTCCTGACTCGGCTGCTGGATGAAATCTATAACCATTCCACGTTTGTGGGCAAGCTGTGGCTCACCGTCCTCATCATTTTCCGCATCGTCCTGACCGCCGTCGGGGGAGAGTCCATCTACTACGACGAGCAGAGCAAGTTCGTTTGCAACACGGGTCAGCCGGGCTGCGAGAACATCTGTTACGACGCCTTTGCGCCGCTCTCGCACGTGCGCTTCTGGGTCTTCCAAATCATTTTGGTGGCCACGCCCTCTGTCATGTACCTGGGCTACGCCCTCAACAGGATCGACCTTGTGGAGGAGCGGGCGGACTGCGGGGGAGCGAGCGGTTTGTCCCGCAAGACAGCCAAAAAGCGCTATCTCGCCGATAGGAAGCAGCGCAGCGCAGTGCAAGTGCCGCAGGACGATGAAGAAGCTGAGGCTAGGATCTATGAGAAGGCAAAATCGGAGGGCAAGGGCGGCGGCGCGACCAAAGGAGGCGTCGGACAAGCGGACGTCAAGGCGCGCCACGATGGGAGGCAGCGCATCAAACAGGATGGTCTGATGCGTATGTATGTCTTTCAGCTGCTAGCGCGCACCATCCTGGAGGTGACCTTCTTGGCCTTACAGTACTACCTGTATGGCTTCACCATGCCCGCCACCTACGTGTGCTCAAAAAAGCCCTGCCCCCACAAAGTGGACTGCTTCGTGTCGCGGCCCACGGAGAAGaccatcttcctcctcatcatgTACAGCATCTCCTTTCTCTGTCTGGCCCTCAACATTTGGGAGATGCTCCATCTTGGCGTCGGTACCATCTATGACATTCTAAGAACCCGTGACTGGCGCCTCTCAGACGAAGATCCCCTCGGTGTGTCAAGGGGGTCGGAGAGCGAGGAATACGACAGCTACCCCTCCCCTTGGAACACGCCATCCGCCCCACCGGAGTACAACATCGCCGTCAAGCCCCTCATGGTGTACACGCGATCCCCCGGCCAGACACTCCCTGCCCTCGAGTTGGCCAAAATTAAAACGGCGGGCCAGCAGAACCGCGCCAACGCAGCCCACGAGGACCGCCAGCGTTACGCCGATGGTAAAAACAACCTAAAGGTCGCTGCCCCTCACGATACCCACGAAAAGGAGTCTTTGCCCCAGCCCCAAAAGGAGGCTGACACTCAGCAGAACCTCCGGAGCAACAAGCGCAAAGCCCCCCGTGAGCATACACACGCCAAGCAGACCTGCAGCAAGGCAAACcatggcagcagcagcagcagaagcgtCAAATACGGAGAGATAAAGGATTCTGATTGGATCTGAAAATGCATAGAATGTGGAAAATCTATTAATTAGCATTTAAATACCAATGCGGTGACCTGAAGTGCCTTGTTTTCAAAGAGGAGTGACGGTACATTTTTTTGGAGTCAATCTAATGCCACCAACACCAGGATACGCATTAAgaagctgctgtttttttttccttttttcctctccttttACATTCAcaattttctccgggtactctggctttctcccacattccaaaaacatgcatgttaggttaattgaacactctaatttGTCGActgttgtgaatgtgattgtgaatggtctATATGACAAATGGAAATAAGCAGGGAGAAATTGAAAGGTCATAAGGGTTGACAGCTTTCcgttaaaacacaaaacacacaagaggAAAATCCATCGGGATACTCGACCCCCGAACCTACGACCGAGTCAATGTGGTGGAAGAAGAAGTGGTCTGTCGCGGATTGGTGGAGATGGCCGCAACGTCCGACACTACTGCCCAAGACGAGGCCGAATGCGCTGACCTAAAAGTGAATTCAGGAACCAAACAGGTAATGAAATTTGACCGTTCATGAGCGGCGTCAACACTGATTGAAAATACAGATCCTTTCTTTAGTTCATATTGACAGACGCTGGTTCTATTACAACTAAATAGGCTCAATATCAAACAATTGTCAGTGACCTCCAGCAGGAAGACAATGGAGAGGAAATCCAATTAGCATCAATGTAGAACAATGACAAAATTGGGAATTCCCCTCCCAATTCCGAAACAGATTTGCaatgttttcttgttgttgttttttttaaccttgtacGTGAATACTGCTGTTTGATAAGATACAATACTGTATCCGCAAATTTTAACAGATCTGATGATTAAAAAGAGTACTTTACAAATAGTCCTTATTGGTCTTTATGTAGGTTGATTATTGACGACAATGACTTCTTGTAGTTCCCCCAAACCTCAGCACAGTATTTTAACTACGGTAGAACTAGGGAGCAGTACATACATTCATGCTAACATGCTTCAAGTTATTAGTGCTGAGAAATCAAAGCGATCAAATATCTATGACATGAAATGTATCCTCTTTGAAAACTACAGTGCATGAAAGCTAAATATTTGTATggcttcatattttttttaggctcACTTGATGCGCAAACTAAGGCAGTGACCACAGAGGTAAATATGTTTAACTTTATCACACTATCAGTAAATATAGTCACTGAATatgtgcctttacaaagataataatgctgagTTTGGTTGACGCTGtcacctttttattttactaatgtggctgtaatgtttttaatattttgtttaccACATTTCGCTCCAGGAAAGAGGCAATCATTATTAATCATGGTCAAAACTGAATTTTTGATGTCACTTGTATTGCCTCTTACTGTGCAGCTGCAGCTCATGAATAACCTGGGTGTCTTCCATggtagtgttttatttatttatttatttttaaatcgcTAGCTAAACTTTTGATgtccttaattaaaaaaaaaaataaatcaaaatcaaaatcaaaaccaCTGTGGCGTGAGCATACTTCATGCCTTCAAGTTGAAAGTCGTGGCACGTTTGATGCTTTGGAAttcaagacaaaagacaaaaaaatgttttgtaacagGATTGTTTTCGTAATTCATCACGCCCGTCAGTGAGGTGTTTAGCTCGTAGCAAGTCGCTTTAGAACAAGGCCGGCAGACATGTCCCTGCCTGTCGCCCACGAAGGCAAAACAGATCCAGACTGATGCGTCTTGCTTCTTCACGAGGATGTCTGCAAGAGCGCGAGGGTTTGCAGCCACTTCTGTCTTTAGTGcgtcatttatttataatactGTTTTCAGTCATTTGTATATCGGCCAGCAGCTGGCTGGGCGGACAGGAACTGGTCGTCGCGGCCTTGGTCTATTAGGATGTCCAGTTGCGGGCCCGAGTACCCCGACGCCATTGTTGCGGCGTCGTACGCCTCTCAGGTGGtaccccaaaaatcctgattgtgtaaagcctcaGTGCTGCTAACAAACCTCAGGTTCATCAATGCGTCTCTTTCCACAGGTGACAAAAAGCTGTTCCTCGGCTGTGGAACAATGAGCTGGAGTTTAATGGATGAACTATACAATCATTCGATGTTTGTGGGCAAGTTGTGGCTCACCGCCCTCATCATTCTCCGCATCACGCTGACCGCTCTCGTCGGAGTGCCGTCTACTACGAGCGAAGCATTTTGGATGCCTACAATGCCTTTGCGCCGCTTTCGCATGTGTGCTTGTGGGTCTTGCGGATCATTTTGGTGGCCATTCCCTCAAACATTTACCTGGGCTATGTCCTCAACAGTTCAGGTTCAAtagcctttattgtcattatgaGAACATAACGAGCTGGGCGACAATAAGACGGCGTGCCAGTGACCcatctattttatttgtaaatattaccTTATACAATCTGAATGTCATCTGTTTGAATTTAATGACATACTATAACCTTTAAGTGTTTCCAAATACAATGTAAGTTTCGAGACTGCTGTTTCACTATTACACCAACAGGGGATAATCAACATTTGTTAGTCCTGGCACGCACTCTGGGCGGCacgggtggacgactggttagagcgtctgcctcacagttctgaggactggggttcaatccctggccctgcctgtgtggagtttgcatgttctccccatgcctgcgtgggttttctccgggcactccggtttcctcccacatcccaaaaacacgcatgaattggatagtctaaattgcccgtaggtgtgaatgtgagtacgaatggttgtttgtttgtatgtgccctgcaattggctggcaaccagttctgggtgtaccccggctccttcccgacgatagctgggataggctccagcatgcccgcgacccaagtgaggagaagcggcttaaaaaatggatggatggatggcacgcACTCTGAGTAGAAAAATAAATCCTATTGCTGTGTTgtaacaaataaagaaaaacagcttttttgtttgtttaatgcaTAACTGTAACAATAAACATTGCATACctgtaacaataataaaaaattaaaaaaacaataaacattcatttagacacacacacgttaatATACTGTTATTCATTAACTTCCAAAACCAaaccagttgttttttttgttttgttttttggtccgTCTCGGTCTGTCCAAGCGACGCACACTGTAAACCAAAGCAGTAATCATTACCGACCACTTGGTGGCGGTAACTGACTACCATAATTTGCAAACCGCCGTTACACATAACGAAGAAGACGACTAATGTCCCGGATGtgtcttttgctgttttttaaaaaatcggCGGTAGCTACTAGCTTGCCTGTCCGTCATCCTTTTGGAGTCCTTATTAAATTAGAAACCATCAAATACAAACTTCACGCAGGTAAGTAGCATGGATTCGATTTCTTCTGTAGGCTTGGGAGATATCTGAGTTCCAAAGCGACCGTTTCCACCGAGCAAACGTGACGGACGCGGGTTGTTTAGTTGAAGGACAGCTAACAAGCTTATCCGCTCTGTGAGCTCGCAGTTGGCTGGCTTTGTTGCTTGCCATTGCCTATATTTGTagcgttatttaaaaaaaatatatattacatgGACAGTTTTGAGATCCCGTATCAGATTGCAGTAATGTACAATACGcgaatatatatacataatttatttttaaaaaacgagTTTAAAATGATAACAATCATATTGTTGCTCTTGGATCTCTTTGGTTTGCGTGTGCTTAATATAATATTCACCGGGTGTGCTCTACTGTATGTTAACCCtaattttattactttttttatggGTAACAAATGTTCAtattagtgtttttttcccttctaaaAATAGTCTTTTATACTCAATGTTTCCCatttgccaaaaatgaaatgagaaatTAAATCATCATACGTCAGTATTTTTCTGCTTTTCTTCACTAACACAACTTCAGACTTGCTCGAAATCCCAAACTTTTCAAATTGTAAACCCTTTTAAATGTCAGTTTTATTATCCATACACATACCACCCATACAATCtaaattattttccatataATAAGTAGTATGGTGCAGCGGTGATTACAGTTTTGGATATGTCAAAGACTGTGAAACTGATATGACTAAATAAGTACATTATATGTACAGTAGTTCCAAATATTCCCCCTTTCGTTCCCAAATGCCTCATTGGCTTCCATTAAAAGCACCATTTTAATCTTTGTCTTTGCAGAATGAAACCATGCATTCAGTCAGGTCAGCATTTCATGTAGAAGATCAatgatatttgacatttttagtgtattttgtttttgttggctgactcgtaaaattatttatttttttgttagaaaTTGAATCCTAAAAATGGTTGACTATTTGATCAAAATGATGTTAATTCAAGATGAAAAAGATTGCTTTTTTATAGCAGTTTATATTTGTATGTCTAAATTTTTGCTGTGCAGACATTCAAAGGATAATAAATGTGAGGAGGGCACAAGGGTTCAGAAGCGGCCCTACGGGACATGTTTAATGCTTTCTAACTTGACCTTGCTGTACCAGGAATATCATGCTgcgacagcagcagcagcagtgtgAAGAGGAGCCAGGACTTTTAGGAAAACTTTGTCCTGGGGAGAAGAAGCTACAGGGGAAGACCTTCTATTTGGACAATGTAAAGAAACGTGCTACAGCCCTGCTTTTGGAAGCCATATCTCTCCTCGGAGGGGTACGTCATACGTCTTATTTGCTATGTTAATAAACACACGAAGGACTCTGTACTCCAGAAAccaataaacattttcttctgctttccaAAGGGGGTGGAGAGCTtcctccacagagatgtgagcTTTGTGGTTACGGGAAGTCAAGAGAGGCTGGAGGAGAAAAGGCCTGCAGGAAGCAAGAGTTGCGATGAGTCTCACCAGCCTTTGAAGCAGCGAGAAAGCGTCCCCGACAACAACAAACAGCGACCAGTCACTCCGCGCCCGGTGGTACTACACagattatttattcatgtgcctggcagaaatgcaataaatgagtgattcccaaccattgtGCTGCGGCATGTTAGCTTGCTATGAGAAATTATCAGGTGTGCCAGTgtaaatgatccaatttcacttaactgAAAGTTGGGGGGCCAAGGGAGTGAGCCTtgccacaaatagcaaaaaaataaaaatgaaagtgataatccccccccaaaaaacaaaaattataattgCGTATTACTACAACTTCTACAATCCAACTATCTTCTGCAGGCTTGTGGCAGCCGAGGAAAAGCCCTGCTCGAAAAAGCGATTCGGAACAATGTAAGTCGCTTGTCTGCAGCATTTGCGACACCTTTTGCTGTTTGTTCTGAACAGAAATGGATTTTTATTTCGTAGGAGCGGTTGCAGGGGAGCAACGTGTTGGCAAATGCCCGTTCGTGGGGAGTGAGCATTGTGCATGCGGATGGTATCCTTTGCACTAGTCCAAATCGGTGTCTGCAATTTTCAGTTAAACCTGACTTGTGTGCGCTGACATCCGTGGTGCAGTGAACCTTTGCCGACAGCAGGTGGCGCCATGCGAGTGCGCCTCTTCCAGGTTGAGACCTCAAAGTAGACTCTGATTCATCTTTgaaatgtttgtcttttaaCGTTGTAGTGCTCCTTAATGTTGCCACAGATGTTCTTTTATACTTGAAGGAGCTGAGCAGTGAGCGGGTTGTTGCGAAACCCAGCAGGCATGAGGTAAGAGAACAATACCGTAAGAAAAGAAacagtgaaaaaatacagcgCAACCTCCAAAAGTTGAAGTATTTGGAATTCAAGcaacatttcatccatccattccactTTGCAGGTTCCCCTGTAGTTAAACGTAAATAAGAAACATGTAAGCCTTTCATTGTTAAGAAGTGTTATGTAATTAAGTGGAGCTGTCTCTTTCACAGAGGACTTCCACCAAGCAGCCGTCTTGTCATGTTGTCAAAGGTTAGTGAAGTTGACATAAATCGTCTAATACTGTAATGCCTTCGCTGACGAACGGGATCCTAATCTCGTAATTATGTTCTTTATATTTGACAGCTGCGCCTCTGAGATCTCCTTTTCTCAAAATTGAGGACATCAGCAGGTGAGTGTGACGCGAGTGTACAATGAGTGCATCGAAAAACTCGACTCACACTGTGgtctcattttatttatgtcaCAAAAGCATTTGAACAGTATAAGTAAATTTATATCCACCGGTGCATGTCTGAATCCAAATGCCATCCAAAGAACATGTTTAAGTCAGCGTCGATGCAGCCAGCGTGACAATTTTTGATTAAGGTAGCTTGTGGTTTTTAGCTTTCGTACCCTCATATCCTATTGTGAAATTATACCTCACATGGCTGTAGTGGAGAGGTTTTGACTTTCCTAATCGCAGCCCGTTAA
The sequence above is a segment of the Phycodurus eques isolate BA_2022a chromosome 19, UOR_Pequ_1.1, whole genome shotgun sequence genome. Coding sequences within it:
- the LOC133395252 gene encoding gap junction gamma-1 protein-like; protein product: MSWSFLTRLLDEIYNHSTFVGKLWLTVLIIFRIVLTAVGGESIYYDEQSKFVCNTGQPGCENICYDAFAPLSHVRFWVFQIILVATPSVMYLGYALNRIDLVEERADCGGASGLSRKTAKKRYLADRKQRSAVQVPQDDEEAEARIYEKAKSEGKGGGATKGGVGQADVKARHDGRQRIKQDGLMRMYVFQLLARTILEVTFLALQYYLYGFTMPATYVCSKKPCPHKVDCFVSRPTEKTIFLLIMYSISFLCLALNIWEMLHLGVGTIYDILRTRDWRLSDEDPLGVSRGSESEEYDSYPSPWNTPSAPPEYNIAVKPLMVYTRSPGQTLPALELAKIKTAGQQNRANAAHEDRQRYADGKNNLKVAAPHDTHEKESLPQPQKEADTQQNLRSNKRKAPREHTHAKQTCSKANHGSSSSRSVKYGEIKDSDWI